The sequence TGCACAGCTGTTTGATGATACAGTTGCCTGTTAATTGTCAGTAtttcacgttttttttttaaatatgaattcTCAGTACATGATATTGATATTCCAGTGTTGTGGATTTGTTACATTAGCTTCAAAATGCTCATAATGTGTAGATAGATGCCTTTTAATGCCCAACATATGGCAACCAATCATTTCAAACTCACTGGTACAGCTCTCCTGCCCCCCCTTCATTTTTCAGTAGTATAATGCAAAACAACTGTTCTAGTGCAAGTCTAACCAGATTATCGACAACTCACAATCATACGAAACTATACTCTTACTTATCTCAAGAGGAAATGGCATATTATAACACTAATTTGAAATGCAGTTGATCGcttaacaaaaacaagatgcagaaaagaaatgttgaaaacaCCAGCAGACAAATGACTAAAGATCTAATCAAGTTAAAGAGTCACCGGTGTGCTTCATGAATGAAATCCCAAGAAAATACAGCTGAGGTAAGTaatggagaaaaacaatgtAATATCTCAAGCTGGCCACAAGGGGGCAGACTAAGACAGGGCGATAACGCAGTTGGAGTGTCACATGATCACatacactgaaaacatgtaGTGTTTTTTACTATAAAATCATAAATAGAAAGCCTAGAAAGAGCagtaactctctctctctgtctttgtcttcctctctcacacacatacacactaataAGTTAGAGCAGTTTTTGCTGCATGGCTAAAAAGCGAGGAATGATCACCCTTTACCCTGTGTAAGAAGCCGCCTCCCTGCTACTACAGGTGAAGAAGAGGTGGGAGTCTTGtgctctttttctcatttccatttccagGATACTGGCCACTTTAGTCACACAGTCTATGAGAGCTTGGTCAGTTCATTTTACAAATGCAATCCCAAGGAGGTTTCATGGTTTAGTTTACCATTATCATGGTATCCATGTACCGCTGGTTGAAGTTTTATGAAAGTTAAGATGCAGAAAAGAAGGCTTTAGTCGACTCTCCTTCTATATGTCTCAACTAATGTCCGTCtgactgtgacctttgacctctgccTAGTACTGCCAGGGGTCACCGAGTGGCATCTTGTGAACCTGGATGTGCATCTCCACGGGCCGGTCAGGTGGACGGTCCCGTCTGTAGGTAACTGTCTTCTCATTGCTTGTGGGGATATATGACAAGTCCTAAGGGGTGACAGAAAAATGCAGGTAGGTATCcatgtccacacacagacatactcaAACCAGAACATTATACTTCATTTAGTGCTGCATAATGattgcagagtgtgtgtgagcgttgACAATGTTATACAGCTGTGTTCACAGGTTGTGTTGTGGTCTCTGTGGCTAGTAATATGATTTTGATTTCTAAAATCAGTGGAGTGTCCCTTTAATACCAGCAGGTCCTCTTAGGTGGATTACACAAAGCTGATTTCAGCCTTAGAACACCTGCAATACTCccagaaaatataaatatgtcacAGATGTTACATTTGCAACAACAGGGGGTTGTTTCCTATGTATGAATTTAAATATTACCCAAACAGATGCATCAGTCTTGACACAGTGCACAACCTGCGCGGCCATTAAGATGATCTGTAGTGGAATTTAAACAATAAATGAGGGCTTTCCAAATATTTCTAAGCATCCAAATCAGTTCAGGCACACATAGCTCCAGAAAGTCCCCTGTGCTAACCTTTTCATCATTTCCTTCTTCTCAAAGGTGCTGTATATCATTGTAAGGTCAAAAATTTGGACACTGTGGATGGTGAGCTGGGATTTCAgaggaaatgtaaaatacagcTGTACCTCTAACCTCAAGCTCAAATTTCTCACTCCTGGTTTCAGTGGACggcacacacaaaaatatcCTAAGGGGTCCCTAATGCTTCTGAGGGCTCCAGGGATAATTCAGCCTAACCTTGATTAAAACCCTGCTGTGCAAATGATGGCATCCAGCATACTTGACTTGTGAGAGCTAACCTTTCCAGTGCAATGATAGCCTCCATCCTCAGCAGCGCCCCCTGGTGACCGGCTCCTCTTTTGTAGCAGCAGCCGCAAcacagccaccaccaccagtcCACACAGCAACGTCAGAGCAGACACACTCAGGAATGTTCTTATCAAACGactgctgctgacacactctGTGAACGCAAACATAAGTTTTCACTGTGTAGAACCTCAGAGAAGAGAGCTCTGCGATGTCAGGAATCATTGCACGTGTAGACTCAAATacacactaaaaacaaataGGCAATCGGACAGGCAAAGAATTGTAGGTTCAGAGATTGTCTTAACAAATCAGTTTTGCTGCTTTATTGTAATTCTATAATTGTAGGACCTTTGTTCCCTAAGCCCCTAACTGTAAACATCTTCAaaaaacttcaaacctttattatcagtatatttttttacatacactgaaattcttctctgcatttaacccatcactgattgatggagggaggagaatTGATCAATCACTCCATTGCACCCAATTTTTTCCTGCTAGTTCaggggggaatcaaaccagcgaccctcAGGTCACAAGCAGCTTCCTATCCCTGGTCATTATCCTAAATCCAATTCTACTTTAAATCTCAAGAACAAGTCTTAATCCTCAAACAACCATGCAAAGAAGCTAAGACGGACCAATGGCCCCTCCAAAAATATCCTCATTCTCAAGATGTAAAACTCAAACTGGTCCTCGCAAAGATAGAAGTACAAGAGCAGCAGGGGTGGatgaagtattcagatcatttgCTTAAGTACGAGTACTAATACAACAATGCAGTACTACTCAATTACAAGTCTTTGATTCAAAATCTCACTAAAGTAAGATGTGTATCAATTTTCTGCAGAGAAATAGCATCTGGgagattaaatatttaataatacaTTATGAGTGTTGTTAATACATCATTGTGTAAGTAGAATCTGGCTGGGGGACCTAGTTTTAACAACTTAATATACTATAACTAGTAACTGCAAGTGCCTCATAAATGTAGTGAGAGTAAAATACAACTACCTCCAAAAACTTGTAATTAAGTACAGTACCAGAGTAAACACGTATTACTTAatttgtttacacacacacacaactcagtgCCAGTGGAGCTGCACTGAACAGTCAGCTGGCTCTGGCTGCATATCTGCTGCAGAGCATGTGTGGATGACGGGCTCATCGCTCAATACAAAGAGCCCAAAGAGGGCTCTGACATTTTGTAACAGGGTTACCATGGAGACCTGGCTCCTGCTGCACCCGGGAGGAGTGGGTGTGAGCAGGAAGAGACCGTCCCGttgggtggaggaggggtgagCGGACAGGGGGGAGATTTGGGGGGGATCTCACAATGAGGAGTGCTGTTCCAAAAATCAGGGAGGCGGGGATGAACTGTAACTCTTGGATGtgcagcaatgtgtgtgtgtgtaacccaGGTCATGTGTGAACTTGGGGGttttaaataatgtgtgtgcgtgcatgcatgtgtgcgtgcgtgtctcTGCATGGTTGTGAAAATCAAGAAAGTGAGCTGGGAACTGAGgggaaatgtaaaatacagcTGTAACTCTGACAGTAGGCTTGCTGACTCAAATACACCAGGGTGCAGTAGTGCAGCAGTGGTAGCAACGGAAGTGACCTTGAATgaaggcatgtgtgtgtgtatgtgctgacATTATACCTGGTCTTGTGCTAATGTGAAGCTGGGTCTCACCAGACTGTGAGCTTGTTTGAAACCGATAGCGACAGCTGTCATTACTGATGTACATGCACTGAATCCACATCTCCCCTGCCTGACCtgagaatggagagagagagagagtgtgtgtgtgtatgtgtgtgtgtgtgagagagacatagagagagagagagagagagagagagagagagagagagacggggtgGATGTTATTCAATCCAGACATGTTAAACTCAAAACCCAAGTGAAAATCCTCTAGTActtctaaaaacaaaagaatcagTGAGAGTCGTATTACAagagagctgctgtgttttacagctctttgtttctcacccaaaagctgcactaatcaatattttgtaCTGTTACTACTGTAACAATGAATCAAATTACCATGTGTAACATGAGATGCAGCACTGACAGTGAAATATTATCCAAATCTGCAACTGCCCCTCGGTGCTACAGAGGCTTTTTGGCCCTTTTagcttattgttttgcttttcttatcAACCCTTTTCTCAGTAAAAAAGCTCTGCTAAACCCCAGAACACCACCTCCCCAGCATCGCACAGCAGAAAAAGTTAGAGACTAGCTGATGAACATAGAGGAGCATTCAGCTCCTAAAGAgccagatttgtttttgtaggAGGTGGAGACTGAAACAGAGCTTAAAGCAGAGTCAATATGGAGTTTACATTAGTCAAGTGAGAAACAAGATTCCAAATGAATGTTGAcgtgtctgctggatgtgcaaATAGCCAACTGTTTGCTATTGGCTGAACACCTTTATAAGGTGttaaaaatatgtcagtgttatgtttacattttcttttgttgcctGCAATCATCCAAAAACAACCAACTAATACAGTTTTGAAGAGCAACTAAACACCATCGTTGTCTgactttcagtctttttttaacttctcaCCTCACTGCAGTGATGTAGGAGTGTACTACAGGGTGTGGAagtacactgtgacatcacacttGGCTGTGCTCAGAAGTGCAACACAGAGGGCATTGAAACTCTGATGTCAAGTTACTCTTTAGGTTCTCAGTCAAATGAATCTTTCTGACCAGAATGAAGCTCAAATGGAGCCCAGACAGTAAATTGAACACAAATGAAACCCATCATGGTCCCTTTGTGACATCAATCTGCTCAGATGGTACAAAGCCCACCTGTGAAATTGTGCTTAGAGAAGATTTTATTGGCTGTACTGGCTATACCTGACACATCATCCGTGTAGCCCACCAACGGAGCACAGGTCTTGTTGCAGTGTCCTGCCTCTTTTTGTGTGAGACCATGAGACAGGTGGCAGTCCACACACTTCCTGAGggatagacagagagacacagcacaTCAGTGTCAGCCTCAAGTACAAATGGTCTGTAAGAGCTCCCATCATGCTTTGTGCTTctaaacaaaaactgacaagTACCAGTATGACTGGCAGGTGCTTTGGCAAGCTGGGCATTTCTCGCAGAGGTCTCCAGAGTGTTGGGAgtcgtcacacacacacttgccacacacacatctccctCGCCCGCTGCAAACCAAGCCGTTGGCTGACTGGCAGGTTGCTGTGGAGACGGGACAACCACAGCTATCACCTGTCCAGCCATCCTCGCACGCACAttcacctgacacacacacaccccgccCTGacatggacagagagacacagaagacaaaggTGTTACAGAAGTATACCAGAAATGTTTACCAGGCACCAAAAGTGCTAATGTTACtactttttgattttctttgtgatACTGTTTGAAGCGTGCTCcccctctcctcacctccacaCATCAATCCCCCTTCGTACGGGCAGGAGAAGTCGTCTATCTCGCAGTATTTCCCATATACTGCCCCAAGCctgctctgctcacacacacacctcccacactcacacactccccGACCACTGCAGTCCACATCAGATCCTTCCGCTCTGCAATTCCAGTTTGAATCTCCGTCTGAGTCCTTAATAAGTCCGCCATTCAGCCTCTGCTCCTGATTGGAGCTGTCTTGAATTCCGCTGCATGATGACTGGCTGTCGTCATTGCAGTGCTTTGTTGGTCCACAACTGCAGTGACACTTAGAGTGGATCCTAACAACGGTGGATTCATTGTAACCCACAGGGCGAACCATCACTGTTACATCCTCATCTTCACCATCGTCAGGACAAGAGCGCAGACCGATAGTGATATTGAAGTAGACCTGCATGGAAAGACAAGTAAGTTAATTTCTCTGTGAAGTTTTAACTTATTTTGAGCCACGCCATGCAAGCAGTGTCGTTCCACAGACGGCAATGTAGGTCTGTTGGtcggtccaccactttggtctaGACTGAAACATATTAACAACTACTGGATTACCATGACATTTGGTAGAGACATTCATAATGCCCACAGGATGGACTCTAGTAACTTTGGTGATCGCCTGCCTTTTTTCCATCTGGtgtcatcatcaggtcaaaaacTCAGTTTGTGCAATACTTaccaaatacatgcaaatacatACTTTTCAGCATCATTTGTACTTTCTGTTTAGAGCTAATGCTAACTTGTTAGTCAGAGAAATGCAGCAGTTTATAAAAATGACCTCTCATTGCAAGAACTATCTCTCATGGTAATCTGTGTTAGGACTTGAATAGTTGGATAAATAAGACAGGAACTGGATTCTAAGTAGCAAATGAGCAACAGTTGTTCAGTTGATGTGGTCAGAAATTTGAGCATGCCAAAACTTTGAATCCGGTCTGTtgcttgatttttatttccatcattCTGGTAAGTGTGGGTACTTTCCATAAGTCATTTTAATCCACACATGGATTAAAGGGCTTTTTGTACAACGGATTAACTACACAGCGATGATTAAACATCTTGGTGTTCCGACAAAGTTAGGAGCACCAAAAGGTTAAGGAAGGAGAGGGGCAATTTAGTTTTGTATAATCATAACTACTACTGCAGAAAATCTCTTGCATGGAatcaaaaagatttaaaaagatCTCTCTGCAGTGGTGCAGATTATTTATGGCTTTTCATTCACCGGATAAACTGAGCAGATATGAGAGCAGTGGATGTCCAACGTCCCATTTCTAAATATGCATGTCCTATTTGTTTACATAAAGGCTTACATGTTAGGCAAGGTAAGGATTTTAGGACAAAAAGGTCATGGAATCACATGGGAATGTTTTCCTGTTAAACACAGGCGTTAATCCTCTCAACTCGGATTATTTACCAAATCTTAAGCTCCCAgagatgtgagtgtgtttgtatgtgtcacAATAACGTAATACAACCAATAAATGTGACACCTTGGGAGGACTTTCTGAATAAATACAACCAACATTTAGCTCAATTCTTCCACTGTATTAATAATGATTCAATACTTAAGATATGCTTCTGTGTTTACCGTCTGGTTGGGCTGCACCCCTGAGCAGCTCTGGCCCTTAGCAGCTGATCCatcaggacagagaggagacacagacacCCAGTACCTGCTGGCTGCCTTGTCctccactgacactgacacttcGACCTCTGACAGCAACCTCtgaaagcagagatgaaaagcATCAGTGAGCTTATCAACTGCTGTCAAGAATTTTTTAAAGCCAGTGTATCACGTCGAAAGAAAAAGTCGAAAGTAAAAGTAGATTCAGAGACAAGAGAGTGGGAAGTGGGAAGTGGCAGTTTAAAATTTTAATGACTATAATCTGTGTGAGTGAAACATAATGAGgcaagagcgagagagacagaggcagaaaggGAAACTGATTAATTAAAGCTGTCACATGTCCCCAGAAAGCCCTCACTGCCGTCGTTCTGAAAAACAGGGAGCTTTATGGGAACAAGGAGGTGGGGCCAAAAATAGCATCTTTGTATTCATCCATGATTAGGACACATGGTTTCCGTGGGGAACTGATAGCTGTTATAATGCCAGCTTCTGTTCGGGCTTTGCTGCTTGTGTAtgcttgtgagtgtgtctgcacGTATGTGTGGCTGTGCACCCGGATCTGTGGATTCGGCAGATTCTCGAAACAAACAATGGAGTGCTGTGCCTGAGGCAAGATTATATTCTAGACTGCTGCCAACTGAACgaacctctctctctttctctctatcacacacacacacacacacacacacaaggcctTACCCTTCCATAACCTCCTGttctcatctgtgtttttctgtttcattaggCCTTCAGCGACCAAAAACATCTCCAATCATCTGTTTTCCCAACTTTAGAATTGCAGTTTGCATTACAATAGTCTGCACAATCAAACCTAACTTTCCTACATGAGTATAAGTAGTATATAAGCACATGTTTTTAAGACCTTCTGTCTGCAAAAAGGAATGTGCTGCTAGTCAGATTGCATGATTGGACAAGGCTAACAGAAAACAGAGTTCATGTTGCCTCTGCAGATCACGAAGGCCTCAACACTTTCGAGCTGATAACTGCGTGGGCTCATGAATTCAGTtcatgctgtgctgctgctcacttCTCTCTGACCTTTCACTTGTTCCTGTCcttctctttgttgtttaaaGGATGAATAATTTACCAAGGGAGAACAACAGGATCTGAGATCGGAAACTGAGAAAAAAGTTATTCTTTAAACTTGTGGAGGAAGTAGGTGAGTATTGTATACCTTGTATGCACTCACAACCAGCTCTATAAGGTTTGGAGCCTGGAAGAGGCCTAACTTTCCCAAGTAGGAGCCAGGTAAGAGGCGTACCAGTTCCTAGAGAAGCAAAGGGAGATGAGAGTAAAGAAATGCCTTTAGATTTATTCCCCCTTAAATTGCTGGAACAAATGAAAGACTTTATCAAAACAATGTTAGCATGATAAGTTAATTTTGAAACTTGAATGATTTAATTCACTTGCATGCGAGCAGGGCGGGTGTTTACGCAAAGCTACTGCATGAGTGTTTTCTCACTTAACATATGTGTGCACGTGttattgtgtgcatgtgtggaagACATTACCTCGTACCACTGGTACTGCTGCTTCTCCACAGCGAAGATGGAGTAAATATGATTTTCAAGCAGCTTATCAGACAGCTGACCCACACTGGGATGGTCCTGAAGATGAAACAACAAGCAGACCAAAAAATCCTTGAGGTAACATATCAAGTTTAAGCTTGTTATGCTTAATATACAGTTGTCTGTTGTATGAATTTACTTGATGAtcttaaaatgtctgtgtgGAATGTTTCATGGTCAGTAAAACTTGGACCACATGTCAGAACCCTAAATGGTAGAGTGTACACAGTGCACATAAGTGTGTGACCATGTTGACTTTAAAGGGGCACCTTTTGggaaatgtgttcattttcttggtGGTAGTTACGAGAGGATCAGTACTACTTTGTTCAGTAAATATGAATCTACCACCAGCAGCCGActtgcttagcttagcttagcataacacTGGAAACAAGAATTAAAAGTTATCCTgcctctgtccaaaggtaacaaaacccAAATACCAGCACATCTAAAACCCACTAATTAAtatgttatatcttgtttgtttaatccatacaaaaaagtctttttttttttttacacagatTATTTCGGAGCATTGAGCTTTTCACCTAACTcagtgaggaagaaaataagCGTATTTCCTAAAACTcagtcaaactattcctttagtCATAAAGTCATCTTAATGTGTCACTGTGCAATTGGGGTACTGCATCTACTGCccattttacatacacacatacagtaatttAAACGGTCCACATTAATGTGAGACCATGTGAACTGATTGCTGAatgctgaatgaataaaagctCTTTTAAACTTAATATCCCAGTAAATTTCCCCCTCTGCTCACCATCCTAGTGCTCCCGGTGTAGACATTGTTTTCCAGGTGACAAAGGCCATCATTAGGTGTGACAATTCCCGCCAGCCGGCTGTCCAGGGCCAGGTGAGACGGCTGGTCAGTCATCAAGAGCAACAGATGCTTGGCCTCAGGTCGCCAACCCACTGCTCTCTGAAATCACGGTTGGctttattatgattattttttgatttttaaatgaaaccaaatcACCATCATAAATCTGTGGGCTAGAACTACATCTCATCAGAGATAAAGTGTTTACTGGTGCTAATGTGTATTCTGTTTCTGGCTTTCACATTTTTATCCCATTATATCACTAGTCAGAAACATTTACACAGGACTGATGTGGGAAATATGTGCATGctttatattttaaagttttacacATGTGGTAAGAATCTGCAAATTTAAGCGTTTTACTCATCTGAACTACATTAGCTCCCATGGTGATCAACTCTTTCTATAATTCCCAAttaaaggaaaagcagcagaaattcCTCCACCAGTCACATAGTCTCCTTTATGTCTGTGACTcgtcagtgtgagtgtgtgagagaaatgGGTcagtgtgaatctgtgtgtgtgcttgtctgtatTTTAGGAAACTCCGTGAGCTTATAAGTAGGCCTGACATAATGGAGAGTCTATTTCTAGAGTCATGACCACCGTGGTGTTTCCCTGCAGACTGGTTACTCAGGGCCCCCTGCACGCTGTGTGACTCACAGCCCTCCTGCAGCCGTAGTATAagcaactctgtgtgtgtgtgtgtgtgtgtgtgtatgcaataGCCCAGCAGTGGTGTCATTACTTAGTGGGATTCCAGTGGTAATATCCAATGACGAGTCAGAGTGCCACCATGCTCCCAGAATAAAGACCTCTTTCACCAGCAGGCAAACTTACTACCTAATTTGGGGTTATACTTCATGTATCTGAACCTATTCATGAAACACatgtaaactgaaaaaaatcttgtttttatctcagagtgtttctctctctttgtcgCTCACACCATTTGGAAGTCCGACTTCCCAGCATCTGTTTATACACACCTGGcagacagcagcctgcagcataGCATCCAGCCCTCCTTCAGGTGTGTCCATGTTTCCGGAGATGCGTTGGCGTTTAATAACACGTGTGAACTCACTCATATTTCCTGTCATGCTTAGGACGTGGTGGAAGCCATGGGCTGGACGACAGCGGATCTCATAGTCACTGTTGGGAGAAAGTTTTTAATTGCAACATTCAGGCGTGTAGACCCCCCCCAGCAAAACAACAGACTGTCTGTTGATTCTGTCTCGCAGCACAGCTCATTATTAAACCAATGTTGCTCTCAACAACTGATGAATCATTGCCTGAGTCACACAAAATTGGGaacaactaaaaaaaatcaatcaaaatcaagTACTAGAGAGCTATTCATCACAAGAAAGTTCACAGAATGAGCTATGTAGACAGGATTATGGTGACTTTTAACCCCAGTCAATAACCCAACCAAGAAATTCTGTCTCTTACCTGCAAGGGTTGCTGATCTTGGAGGGATGAACGTTGATGTAAGGGGAGACGGGTTTGTCTACAAATGAGCCAAAACCCAGCCAAAGATCTGAGGAGTGCTCTGTCATACGAAGAGACAGAGCCACACCCACTGTCTTCAGCTGCACCACAGAAAGCATGCAGATGGACACAGAACGGGAAAATCCAAGGGCAgataaacaggaaacaacacaggaagagatgaagaaaaaaaagagggcagaagaggagagaagtagaagaagaagaaaaaaaataatgcagaggCAAAGAAGAGATAGACagtgagataaagaaaaaaacaagagaagaaattCAGCATTCAGTAAGTTTGATTGAGCTCTAAAATGTGATGATGCTTCCACATTTAGTTTAAGCCTCTTTCCTTaagataaataagtaaaatactTCAGCACTGACTCACTGACAACTTGCTACACCTACATGATCAAGGTTTTCCTGCATAGATGCGGATACATCAACCAAATAGTACAGATCCACAGGATAACGCTCCAGCTGTTTCACAGCCACGACGATGCTGGCTTCTGaacctgagcacacacacaaaataattaaGTCTAAACTTAATCTCAGCTGATTTATCACACTCTAGCACAGTAAGAAAATAGGGCAAAGCATCTGTTCTTTCATATTTGAACATGCCTGTCATCTACCTGGTCTGAGGGTGATGCTGATATCACTTGGAGACACTTGCGTGCTGCCGACGGTGGCGTTGACCTCCACCTTGACCTCTGACTGCTCCATGAACTCTGCTTCACAGCCCCTCCTGAGCAACTTTACTGGCAGGTCGCAGCGCTGGCTCGAGCTCGCCCCATCCAAAAAGTTCTatagaaaaat comes from Scatophagus argus isolate fScaArg1 chromosome 17, fScaArg1.pri, whole genome shotgun sequence and encodes:
- the itgb8 gene encoding integrin beta-8; this encodes MTSWLRTHGSVPLCLLLCCSVVAVCAEASSAGDSVCWSPSITSCAECLSRGPQCAWCFKENFLDGASSSQRCDLPVKLLRRGCEAEFMEQSEVKVEVNATVGSTQVSPSDISITLRPGSEASIVVAVKQLERYPVDLYYLVDVSASMQENLDHLKTVGVALSLRMTEHSSDLWLGFGSFVDKPVSPYINVHPSKISNPCSDYEIRCRPAHGFHHVLSMTGNMSEFTRVIKRQRISGNMDTPEGGLDAMLQAAVCQRAVGWRPEAKHLLLLMTDQPSHLALDSRLAGIVTPNDGLCHLENNVYTGSTRMDHPSVGQLSDKLLENHIYSIFAVEKQQYQWYEELVRLLPGSYLGKLGLFQAPNLIELVVSAYKRLLSEVEVSVSVEDKAASRYWVSVSPLCPDGSAAKGQSCSGVQPNQTVYFNITIGLRSCPDDGEDEDVTVMVRPVGYNESTVVRIHSKCHCSCGPTKHCNDDSQSSCSGIQDSSNQEQRLNGGLIKDSDGDSNWNCRAEGSDVDCSGRGVCECGRCVCEQSRLGAVYGKYCEIDDFSCPYEGGLMCGGRGVCVSGECACEDGWTGDSCGCPVSTATCQSANGLVCSGRGRCVCGKCVCDDSQHSGDLCEKCPACQSTCQSYWKCVDCHLSHGLTQKEAGHCNKTCAPLVGYTDDVSGQAGEMWIQCMYISNDSCRYRFQTSSQSGETQLHISTRPECVSSSRLIRTFLSVSALTLLCGLVVVAVLRLLLQKRSRSPGGAAEDGGYHCTGKDLSYIPTSNEKTVTYRRDRPPDRPVEMHIQVHKMPLGDPWQY